From one Fusobacterium simiae genomic stretch:
- the rpsE gene encoding 30S ribosomal protein S5 produces MLNREDNQYQEKLLKISRVSKTTKGGRTISFSVLAAVGDGEGKIGLGLGKANGVPDAIKKAVAAAKKNIVKVSLKNNTIPHEITGKWGATTLWMAPAYEGTGVIAGSASREILELVGVHDILTKIKGSRNKHNVARATVEALKLLRTAQEIAALRGLEVKDILS; encoded by the coding sequence TTGTTGAACAGAGAAGATAATCAATATCAAGAAAAACTATTGAAGATATCTAGAGTTTCTAAGACAACTAAAGGGGGAAGAACTATATCTTTCTCAGTATTAGCTGCTGTTGGAGATGGAGAAGGTAAAATAGGATTAGGACTAGGAAAAGCAAATGGTGTTCCTGATGCTATAAAAAAAGCTGTTGCAGCTGCAAAGAAAAATATTGTAAAAGTATCTTTAAAAAATAATACAATACCTCATGAAATTACTGGTAAATGGGGAGCAACTACTTTATGGATGGCACCGGCTTATGAAGGAACTGGAGTAATAGCTGGTTCTGCTTCAAGAGAAATATTAGAATTAGTTGGAGTTCATGACATTTTAACTAAAATTAAAGGGTCAAGAAATAAACATAATGTAGCAAGAGCTACAGTGGAAGCATTAAAATTACTTAGAACTGCTCAAGAAATAGCAGCTTTAAGAGGATTAGAAGTTAAGGATATCTTAAGCTAG
- the rplO gene encoding 50S ribosomal protein L15, with product MKLNELSPSVPKKNRKRIGRGNSSGWGKTAGKGSNGQNSRAGGGVKPYFEGGQMPIYRRVPKRGFSNAIFKKEYTAISLNFLNDNFEDGEEVSLETLFNKCLIKKGRDGVKVLGNGELNKKLTVKVHKISKSAKAAVEAKGGTVELVEVKGFERAESNK from the coding sequence GTGAAACTTAATGAATTATCACCTTCAGTTCCTAAGAAGAACAGAAAAAGAATAGGAAGAGGAAACTCATCTGGCTGGGGTAAGACAGCCGGAAAAGGTAGTAATGGACAAAATTCAAGAGCAGGTGGAGGAGTAAAACCTTATTTTGAAGGTGGACAAATGCCTATATATAGAAGAGTTCCTAAAAGAGGATTCTCTAATGCTATATTCAAAAAAGAATATACTGCTATATCTTTAAATTTTTTAAATGATAACTTTGAAGATGGTGAAGAAGTTAGCCTAGAAACTTTATTCAATAAATGCCTAATTAAAAAAGGAAGAGATGGAGTTAAAGTTTTAGGAAATGGAGAACTTAACAAAAAATTAACTGTTAAAGTACATAAAATATCTAAATCAGCAAAAGCTGCTGTTGAAGCAAAAGGTGGAACAGTTGAACTTGTTGAAGTTAAAGGTTTTGAAAGAGCAGAAAGTAATAAATAA
- the secY gene encoding preprotein translocase subunit SecY produces the protein MTLMEKFSSRLSSIVKIPELRERIIFTLLMFLVARVGTLIPAPGVDVDRLASMASQSDVLSYINMFSGGAFTRISIFSLGIIPYINASIVVSLLVSIIPQLEEIQKEGESGRNRITQWTRYLTIALAIIQGTGVCLWLQSVGLIYNPGISFFVRTITTLTAGTVFLMWVGEQISIKGIGNGVSLIIFLNVISRAPSSVIQTIQTMQGNKFLIPLLVLVAFLGTVTIAGIVLFQLGQRKIPIHYVGKGFTAKGGMGQNSYIPLRLNTAGVMPVIFASVFMLIPGVIVNALPSTLSIKTTLSIIFGQNHPVYMILYALVIMFFSFFYTALVFDPEKVAENLKQGGGTIPGIRPGEETVEYLEGVASRITWGGGLFLAIISILPYVIFTSMGLPVYFGGTGIIIVVGVALDTIQQIDAHLVMRDYKGFI, from the coding sequence ATGACTTTAATGGAGAAATTTAGCTCTAGATTAAGTAGTATAGTAAAAATTCCTGAACTTAGAGAAAGAATTATTTTCACATTACTAATGTTTTTAGTTGCCAGAGTAGGAACTTTAATTCCTGCTCCTGGTGTAGATGTAGATAGATTGGCATCAATGGCTTCACAAAGTGATGTACTTAGTTATATAAATATGTTTTCTGGTGGAGCTTTTACAAGAATATCTATATTTTCGTTAGGGATTATCCCTTACATTAATGCTTCAATAGTTGTAAGTTTACTTGTATCTATTATTCCTCAACTTGAAGAAATTCAAAAAGAAGGAGAATCTGGAAGAAATAGAATAACTCAATGGACAAGATATTTGACAATAGCACTTGCTATTATTCAAGGAACCGGAGTTTGCCTTTGGTTACAATCTGTTGGACTTATCTATAATCCAGGAATAAGCTTTTTTGTGAGAACAATAACAACCCTAACAGCTGGAACAGTATTTTTAATGTGGGTTGGAGAACAAATATCTATTAAAGGAATAGGTAATGGAGTATCACTTATTATATTCTTAAATGTAATATCAAGAGCTCCTTCAAGTGTTATCCAAACAATTCAAACTATGCAAGGAAATAAATTTTTAATACCATTATTGGTATTAGTAGCATTTCTTGGTACAGTAACAATAGCTGGAATAGTATTATTTCAACTTGGTCAAAGAAAAATCCCTATCCATTATGTTGGAAAAGGATTTACTGCAAAAGGTGGAATGGGACAAAATTCATATATACCATTGAGACTTAATACAGCAGGAGTAATGCCTGTAATCTTTGCCTCAGTGTTTATGTTAATCCCTGGTGTTATAGTTAATGCTCTTCCTTCAACTTTATCTATTAAAACAACTTTATCTATAATATTTGGACAAAACCACCCAGTTTATATGATATTGTATGCTTTAGTAATAATGTTCTTCTCATTCTTTTATACTGCTTTGGTTTTTGATCCTGAAAAGGTTGCAGAAAATTTAAAACAAGGTGGAGGAACTATACCTGGAATTAGACCAGGAGAAGAAACTGTGGAATATCTTGAAGGGGTTGCTTCAAGAATTACATGGGGTGGAGGACTTTTCTTAGCTATAATTTCAATACTACCATATGTAATATTTACATCTATGGGACTTCCAGTTTATTTTGGAGGAACAGGAATAATAATTGTTGTTGGTGTTGCATTAGATACTATACAACAAATTGATGCTCATTTAGTTATGAGAGATTATAAAGGATTTATCTAA
- the rpmD gene encoding 50S ribosomal protein L30, with the protein MAKLRIELVKSTIGRKPNHIATVKSLGLKKMHDVVEHNETPELKGKLAQVSYLLKIEEVQA; encoded by the coding sequence ATGGCAAAACTTAGAATAGAGCTTGTAAAAAGCACAATTGGAAGAAAGCCTAATCATATAGCAACTGTAAAGTCGCTAGGGCTTAAGAAAATGCATGATGTAGTAGAACATAATGAAACACCTGAATTAAAAGGGAAATTAGCTCAAGTTTCTTATTTATTAAAAATTGAGGAGGTGCAAGCATAG